CAAGCTGGTACATGGTCACATTGCAGATCTCGTAAACAAAGGAATAAAGAAAATATTTTATCCCTGTATACCCTATAACATTCAAGAGGATCAAGAAGCCGACAATCGATATAATTGTCCTATTGTTACCTCTTACCCGGAAACCATTAATGCTAATATGGGTGTTCTTAGAAACAATAATGTTACTTTTTATCATCCGTTTTTACCCATTGATTTGCCCAATCGCATGGTTAACCGATTGGTTGAAGAATTGGCAGACGAAGGGATAGCTAAGGCTGAGCTAGCCGGAGCTGTTAAAAGGGCTTATGCGGAACTGGACAGATATAAGGAAGAGGTAAGAAAAAAGGGTGAAGAAACTCTTACCTATATTAATGAACATAATATAAAGGGTATTGTGCTTGCGGGCAGACCCTATCACATAGATCCGGAAATTAATCATGGCATACCAGAGATGCTAAAGTCCTATGGCTTTGCTGTTTTACCAGAAGATGCAATTAGGCATTTGGTTAAGACTGAAAGACCCTTGCGTGTTGTAGACCAATGGGTATACCATTCAAGAATGTATGCTGCTGCCACTTATGTTGCACAGCAAAAAAACCTGGAATTGATTCAACTGAATTCCTTCGGCTGTGGCTTAGATGCTGTTACCACAGATCAGGTAAAAGAAATTTTAGAATCCTATGGGAAGATTTATACGGTGCTAAAGATTGATGAAATAAGCAATCTGGGAGCTGCACGAATACGAGTACGCTCACTGGTTGCCGCCATCAAGGAACGGGACAAGAAGGGTTTTATACCGAAAAAACTATTTACCTACCCCGGTAGAGTTATATTCACTAAGGAAATGAAGCAAACCCATACAATCTTGGCACCCCAGATGTCACCCATCCATTTCCAATTTTTAAAGATTGGATTTGAAAAAGCAGGGTATAATATTGAAATTCTTCCCTCAGTGGATAAGTTGGCCATTGATGAAGGATTAAGATACGTACATAACGATGCCTGTTATCCAACCATTATCATAGTTGGTCAGTTAATGAGGGCCTTAAAATCTGGTAAATATGATTTAAACAACACCTCTATTATTATGGCACAAACAGGTGGCGGCTGCCGTGCCACCAACTATATTGCCATTATTCGAAAGGCATTAAGAGATGCAGGGATGGAACAGGTGCCGGTTATTTCCCTTTCATCCGGCTTGGAGAAAAATCCCGGATTTAAGGTGACCTTGCCCATCTTCCATAACATGATGATGGGGTTAGTCTATGGTGACCTTCTAATGAGAGTATTATATAGGGTACGACCCTATGAGAAGGTTCCAGGTTCCGCCAATAGATTATACCACTATTGGGTAGAGCGGTGTCTGCAAGACCTAAAAGTTGGTGGCAGAAAAGAGTTTAAAGAAAATATCTATAGAATTGTTAAGGATTTTGACTGCCTGGAAATTCATGAGGATTTAGTAAAACCAAGGGTAGGAGTAGTAGGAGAAATATTAGTTAAGTTTCACCCCACTGCAAATAATAATATTGTTGAATTGTTAGAAGCGGAAGGCGCAGAGGCTGTGGTGCCGGATCTAATTGATTTCTTTTTATATTGTTCTTTCGATAATAAGATTAAATATCAACTACTGTCCGGAACCCTTTGGAAAATGATTTCCGGCATGATTTCTGTAAAAACCATTGAGTCCTATAGGACAGATATGAAAAAGGCTTTACATGATAGTAAACGGTTTGAAGCACCGAAAGCAATTGAAGAGATTGCTCAATATGCAGCAAAACACCTATCATTGGGAAACCAAACCGGAGAGGGCTGGTTTTTAACGGGAGAAATGGTTGAACTTATTCAAAGTGGAGTAAACAATGTTGTTTGTTTACAACCCTTTGCCTGTTTACCAAACCATATAACAGGAAAAGGTATGATTAAAGAACTAAGAAGAGCCTATCCTACAGCCAATATTGCACCAATAGACTATGATCCAGGGGCTAGTGAAGTTAATCAACTAAATCGAATCAAACTTATGCTTTCTGTGGCAATGGAAGCTGTAAAAAAACGTGCTGGTTCCTAAAAATATTTTAGCCAGAAAGAAAATGATTGTTTAAGCTAGTATCCTTTAAAACTCCTGGGCTTTAAAAATATAGTGCTAAAAAAACTTATGTCTTTAATTTTAGGCAAATTAATTTTAAAATAACTCAATACAATACTTGGTGCTAATTTAGTAATATTCCAGCAACAAACCTCTTGATTTATTTCAAAAAAGTAGTATAATTTATAAATGTCGCATGAATGCGGCAGGTTCAAAGTACAGTGAGTAGTCGCTGTTTCGTTTTAAACGGAGCAGAGGAAAGTCGAGACACGCACACTTGTTGAGAAGCCAATAGGCACCGACAAGTGTAAGATGGTGCCCGGTGCAAGCCGGGGCAGGGCGACCTGACGACGGTGAAAGTAACTCTCGGAGTTATCAGTAGCCATAAAGTGCCACAGAAACGATGTCACCGGGTGACCGGTGAGTGCAAGGGTAAACTCCACCAGCGTGCAACCCAAATAGGCAGGGACATTTGTCACCTGCGGGTAGGGGCACCTCGCTTGGCGAGGAAGGGGAATTCTTCTCCTTAGATAGATGACTACTAAAACAGAATCTCGCTTATGGCTGTAGCTTTGGACTAATAATAACCAACAAAATAGTAAGTAAAAGTTTAAAAGATGGACTTGCACAGTTCGGCAAACTATGCTAAAATCTATTTTGTCGGAAAGAGATGGGGGCGTGGCGCAGCTGGGAGCGCGCTTGAATGGCATTCAAGAGGTCAGGGGTTCGATCCCCCTCGTCTCCACCAGTAAAAAAGGATTTCAGGATTTTTCCTGAAATCCTTTTTTTACTTAAGTCTTAAGGAGCATTGGTGATATACTTTGAACTTATAACTTATTAGAAGTCCTGGCTATTTAAAATAGAAAATTGCATATGGAAATGGGTGCTTTACCTTGAGTGGGTAAAGCTTAAAAGGGAAGCCGGTGCAAGTCCGGCGCGGTCCTCGCCACTGTAACGGGTAGGGACTCCACATAATGTCACTGGGAAATACTCCTGGGAAGACGTGGAGTACCGATGATCCAAAGTCAGGAGACCTGCCCATTTTAAATTACCACAATGCCTACGGGTGTATAGGGAGGTGGTTTCCTCTTGATTGTACTGTCTTTGTCGGTACCGCCATGATGATAACCTGGCTTGTTTGTGGCCAGGCTTTTTGTTTCTAAGTTAATCATCTAAGGAGGATTTTGTATACAAATGGCGAATAAACCTAATAATTTTAAAATAATTACTTTTCCTACAGATTTATATAGGAAACAACAGGAAAAGTACCGTGAGCATAGCGGGGAGGAAGAGAGGTTGCGGGTGGTACTGGCGGAAGACGAGCCTATTATCCGTATGGATATCCGGCGGATGCTAGAGGACATGGGGCACCAAGTGGTGGGAGAATGTCGGGATGGGGACGAGGCTATACGGTTAACCAAAGAATACCGTCCAGATGTGGTCCTTATGGATATCAAGATGCCCAGGATGGAAGGATTAGCGGCTACCCAGGTAATTTTTGAAAAAATGATGGCCCCGGTGGTGCTGTTAACATCCTTTAGTGATGCTGAGACAGTGCAGGAGGCCATGGACAGCGGTGCCTTTGGCTACTTGGTTAAGCCAGTCGATGGAAAAAGGCTGCGTACAACCTTAAAAGTTGCCCGCCAGCGTTTTGTAGAAATGAGAAAGCTAAGAACAGAGGTAGACAGGCTGTCGGAAGCGAATGAAGATCGAATTATTATCTCCCGGAGCAAACTCCTACTGCAAAAAAAGCTTGGTTGTACTGAGGATGAAGCCTTCAAAATTATTCGCAAAACAAGCATGAATCGACATTGTCGTATGGGTGAAGTGGCCAGAGAAATCCTAAGAAAAAATATCTAAATTTTTTGTCGAACAAGAAGGAAAAAGAAGACTATCCATAGAATATTCTTAATTAAATAACAGTTTGTAAGAGTTAGCTACAATAGAATAGCTGTTTTTTAGACAGAAAGGCAATGAAGCCCTATTCGGCCGAACGAAAAAAATATCGTGCGGTTGGTAGGGTTTTGTTTTTTTACAAAGGAGAATCATCATGGAAGTTGATAAAAAAGCAAGGATAATCCAAGAATACGTACCGGGAAAACAGGTGACTCTGTCACACATTATTGCCCACCCGATACAGGATTTGTATCGAAAATTGGGTGTTGAGCCCGCAGGAGCCATTGGTATTCTAACCTTAACTCCTGGTGAGACAGCCATTATCGCAGCTGATATAGCCACCAAGGCGGCGGATGTAGCTATAGGGTTCCTAGACCGGTTTACCGGTTCAGTGGTGGTTACCGGAGATGTGGCAGCCGTAGATTCAGCGTTGAAAGAAGTTAACGATGTGCTTAATCGGAATTTAGGTTATACTGCTGCTATGATAACCCGTTCCTAGGTTGGGGGTTGGATAGAATGAGTAAGATTATGGTGGTGGGCGCTGTAGGCGCTGGCAAGAGCACTATTTTGGCGGCCCTGCGGGGGAATGTGAAAGATGTAAAAAAAACTCAGGTTATAGAGTTTGGCGCACAGACTGTGGATACCCCTGGGGAATATATTGAGAATCCTCGTTTTTACCGGGCCCTTTTATCCACCGCTCTACAGGTGGACTATGTATTGTTTGTTCAGGATGCTACCAGTGATAGATCCGTTTTCCCCCCAGGCATAGGGCAATTGTTTCCTGGTTACTCCGTGGGAATTATCACTAAAGTGGATCATCCTGAAGCAAATGTGGAGAGGGCTAAAGGGCTGTTGCATCACCTGGCGCTTAAAGGAAAGGGAGAAGTATTTGAAGTTTCTGCCCTCGCTGGTGACGGATTGGAAGAGTTAAAGCAACGTTTGGAACTGTAGCATACTGGAAGTTGGGTGGGTGCTAAGATGGCTGCAGAAGCAAGGGAACTTCAACAGAGTTTAGTTAGCTTGTGCTTAGAAGAATGTAACTTGTTAGAAGATGATATTCTGATTCTAGAGAAAATAAGCACTAATTTGCAATATTTTGCAGACCTAGCTGTGGCCGATGTATTTATTGACGTCCTTACTAGGAACCAAGAACGTGCTTTGGTGGTAGCCAACGCCAAGCCTACCACGGCTCCTTCTCTATACCGGGGCAGTGTGGTGGGGGCCTATGCTCTGCAATGTAACGAACCGGCAGTTTTCCAAGTCTTTGAGACTGGTGAGACCGTGTTAAACATGAAAGGCTTAAGTCAGGAAGGGGTACCCATTCTACAGAGGGTGACACCCATTCGAAATGTGGGGGGCAAAATCATTGCTGTACTGATCATGGAAAGAGATAATTCCTTCCAAGTGAAGCAGCAGCAAACCATGAAATTTCTCTCAGAAACGACTCAGAAGCTTACTGATACGCTCTTGAATATTACCCGCGTGGGAGAGGTGTTACCGACACTGATCCATGATGCACTATTTATTGTGGCTGAGGGGAAAATTTCCTATGCCAACAGAGTGGCCACCGAGTTAACCAAGGATCTAATCAATGGTATTGAGCCAGTGGGCCTGATGGTGAAACAACTTATTTCTCAGGTGCCCGAACTGAGTGTGGTGTTTAGTACGGACTCGGATGCCGAGGAAGTGCAACTCCTTAAAAATACCTTTTTGGTGAGAGCATTACCGATCCTAGATACCGCAGAGGTTCGGGGCAGGGTATATTTACTAAGGGACATTACTGAATTACGCAAGAAAGAGAAACAGTTGATTGCTAAATCCACCGTAATTAAAGAAATTCATCATAGGGTTAAAAATAATTTGCAAACCATAGCAAGTCTGATGAGGCTACAGATGAGGCGAGTGCAAAGTGAGGAAGCCAGAATTGCTTTTCAGGAAAGTATCAATCGCATCCGCTGTATTGCTCTAGTTCATGATATTTTCTCCCGGGAATCCCCGGAGATGATTGAACTAAGGGAGTGCATCCAACGGATAGGCCAAATACTCATAGAGAATATGGTATCCTCGGAGCAACAAATTCAGTTGGAGATAGCGGGGGATGAAGTCTATATTCCATCAGAACAAGCCACTTCAACTGCCATTGTTATTAATGAAATTCTACAAAACTCCATAAAATATGCATTTATAGGTAATATAATCGGTAACATAGTTGTTAGTGTAACTGATCAGGGGAATCGGTTAAGTGTAACCATCCAAGACAACGGAAAGGGTTTCCCACCAGAGTTTGATATTAAAAAGAATGCAAATTTGGGGCTTCAGATTACCTATGCTTTGGTTACCGAGAGCTTAGGTGGGAACATTGCCATGTATAACAAGGATGGTGCAGTGGTTGAAATAGACTTCCCGAAATGGGGGGCTGAGGATGATGCATTCGCTACGGATTGTGTTGGCGGATGATGAGTTTCTAACCCGTATGGATTTAAAAGAAATGCTGGCAGGGCTGGGTCATCAGGTGGTGGCAGAGGCCAGAAATGGTCCTATGGCATTGGAGCTTGTAGAAAAATTACGGCCGGACATGGCTATATTGGATATTAAGATGCCTAAAATGGATGGTATTAAAGTGGCCAAACTTATTGCCGGTCAGAAACTTTGTGCAGTTCTGATGTTATCTGCCTATAGTGAAGAAGAATTAATATTAAGAGCTATGGATGCCGGGGTAACGGGATATATTACCAAGCCGGTTATCGAAAAGGAACTGGAGCCTGCCTTGCGGATTGCTTGGGCTCGTTATCAAGACTTAATCAGGCTAAAGGACAAAAAAGTTGCCTTAAAGGAAACCCTGACACAAGATATTCAGGGGGCCAGGTCTCGCAACAACAATGGGGCGAGGCTTAAAAAATAAAATAGCTGGGGCAAAGAGGTCCTTAAGGTGCGGAGGATTATTTATCCATCGTGCTTTAAGGCCTTTTGTTTTTTAGGGGGTGTAAAAAAAGGTAAGTAAAACGACCCGGAAAAACCAAAAATAAATAGAAGGAGGTAACTGAATGAGTGACAAGAGTTGTAATGTACAGGCTCAGGAAGGGCAACAGTTAAAAAAGGTTGCAGGTCCTTTACTGCTATGGGGTCTTGGCGTAGGATATGTAATCTCCGGTGACTATTTCGGATGGAACTTTGGTTTAGCTGCCGGCGGCTTTTGGGGATTATTCGCTGCTACCATTTTAATGGCTATTATGTATACCAGTATGTGTTTGACCATTGCTGAGTTGTCCACTGCTATTCCTTTTTCCGGTGGAGCCTATGCCTTTGCCAGGCGGGCCATGGGACCCTGGGGTGGTTACTTGGCCGGTATTGGGGTTGTATTGGAGTATGTTCTGGCTCCGGCGGTAATTGTTAACGGTATTGCTGGTTATGTACACGTGTTGTTCCCCGATGTTGCTCAGTGGATGCTAGTAATCGGTTTCTTTGCAGTATTTCTAATTATGAATACCCTGGGTGCTAAAACTACTTTGAACTTTGAACTAGTGGTTACCGCCATTGCGGTGGTGGGTCTAGGCATATTTGCCTACCTAGCCATTCCACACTTTGATGCCAGCAAACTGACCAATATTGCGCCCACGGAGGGTAATTCCAAAGTCTTACCCTTTGGATTAGTTGGTATTTGGGCAGCTATTCCCTATGCCATCTGGTTGTTCCTGGCCATTGAAGGACTTCCTCTGGTATCCGAGGAGTGTAAAGATCCTGCTAAGGATATGCCTAAGGGACTTATTTCTTCCATTTCAACACTGGTTATCACCGCCTTTTTGGTACTTTTCCTGGCTGCCGGTAATGGCGGAGCAGACGCCATGAGTACATCCGCCAGTCCATTGCCCGAAGCTCTGGCTGGAGCGCTGGGGCAGGCTCACTGGTCTATGAAAGGCTTGGCACTGATTGGTTTGGCAGGGCTGATTGCCAGCTTTAACGGCATTATTTTTGGCTACGGCCGGGCCATTTTCTCTCTGTCCCGTGCTGGTTACCTGCCAAGATTTTTATCTGCTGTTCACCCCCGTTTCCATACACCTTATGTGGCTTTGCTGGTAGGTGGTGCAGTGGGTATTGTCGGTGCTATTTTGGGTAACGGTGATGTTTTGATTCAAATTGCCGTGTTTGGTGCGGTAATTTCCTACATCATGATGATGCTTTCAGCCATTGTTTTGCGGAAAAAGGAGCCTAATATGCCTAGGCCATATAAAGTGCCCCTATACCCCTTAACTCCTTATGCTGCACTGATACTGGCCATTATTGCACTTTTCGCCGGGTTCTTCTACGCGCCCAAGGTCATTCTTTGGACTGCTCTGGTTTACGCCATCTTCGTAGCGTACTTTGCTTTCTATAGCAGACATCACCTGGTAGCGAAAGCTCCTGAAGAAGAGTTTGAATTACTGAGAAAAGCCGAAGAAGAATTAGGTTAGTCGGGTATGTCCTGCTCGTTAGCGAATTGGTTAACGAGCAAACATCCCTTTATAAAATAAGAAAATAAGGGGGGACAAGGATAGCGATTATGAAGCTTAAAACCAAGTTATTTGGCCAGGTCTTTTCCTTCCGAGATGTTCGTGAGGTAATGGCCAAAGCAAATGAAGAAAAATCTGGAGATATTTTGGCCGGCATAGCCGCTAGCTCAGCGGCTGAACGGGTGGCTGCTAAGATTGTTTTAAGTGAGCTTACCTTGGAAGATATCTTCAACAATCCGGCAGTTCCCTATGAAGAAGACGAAGTAACCCGAATTATTTATGATAACCTGAATCGATCCATTTATAGTGAGATTAAGGGCTGGACCGTGGCCCAATTAAGGGAATTTATTTTAAAAAATGAGACTGGGCCCAGTTGTATCCGTCGTGTTAGCCGGGGCCTCACCAGTGAGATGGTGGCGGCGGTGGCTAAGTTAATGAGCAATTTAGATTTAATTTACGGGGCCAAAAAGATCCAGGTTACAGCCCATTGTAATACCACCATCGGGGAGAAAGGTTGTTTAGCGGTGCGCCTGCAGCCTAATCACCCTACCGACAGCCCCGAAGGAATTTTAAGCTCCCTGCGGGAGGGTCTGTCCTACGGCATCGGGGATGCCTTAATAGGTCTTAACCCGGTGGAAGATACGGTGCCCATTACCACTCGTTCCCTGGAAACGATGTATAACTTTGCCCAGGAATGGGAGATTCCTACCCAGGTGTGTGTACTGGCTCACGTAACGACGCAAATGAAGGCCATCGAGAAGGGAGCTCCGGGGGATCTGATCTTCCAGAGTTTGGCTGGCACCCAGGCTGGTAATGAGGCCTTCGGAATTAGTAATGACATCTTAAAAGAAGCCCAGGAAGTGGCCCTTAAATATGGGAGATCCACAGGACCCAATGTAATGTATTTTGAAACTGGTCAGGGTTCGGAACTGTCCTCAGACGCACACCATGGCGTAGACCAAGTAACCCTGGAGGCCCGCTGCTACGGTCTGGCCAAGCAGTTCAACCCTTTCCTGGTTAACACAGTTGTTGGCTTTATTGGGCCGGAATACCTGTATGACGCCAAACAGGTTACCCGGGCCGGTCTGGAAGATCACTTTATGGGCAAACTAACCGGGATTCCCATGGGGGTGGATGCCTGCTACACCAACCACATGAAGGCGGACCAGAACGACATTGAAAACCTGGCTGTACTGCTCACCTCAGCAGGAATCAACTACTTCATGGGGATTCCCATGGGGGATGATGTAATGTTGAATTACCAATGCACCAGTTTCCATGATATTGCTGCCCTAAGACAAACTGTAAATCTAAGGCCCTTACCCGCCTTTGAAAAATGGATGGAGAAAATGGGTCTGTTGAAAAATGGTTACCTTACGAGCAAGGCCGGGGATCCTTCCGTCTTTACCGGCAGGGGGGGTGTAAACCGTGATTGAGGAACAAATTCGGCAGATTGTACAGGCGGTTATCAGCCAAATGACGGGCGACGAAGCTGATAAACCACAAAGAGGGGATGCCAAGACAGAGCCTAAGGCACCGGATATTTCAGTAGAGAAAAGTACACCGCCCTGTTGCGGGTCAATCTTAGAGGATGTAGCAGATGAAGATTTAGAAGATCTATCTGCGATTGATTTGCAGAAAGAAATCTTAATACCTAATCCCGCTGACCCGGCTGCCCTGGCATATTTTAAACAAAGTACTCCTGCCAGAATCGGGGTGTGGCGTTGTGGTGCCCGTCCCCTAACAAGGACTCTGCTCCGTTTTCGGGCAGACCACGCTACCGCCCAGGATGCAGTTTTTAAGGAAGTTGATGAGGAAGTTTTAAATAAGTTTGACTTAGTTCGGGTACAAACCAAGATTACGGACAAGGATCAATATTTGACACGGCCAGATTTAGGCAGACAATTGTTGGATGAAGATCTACAAAAGATTTTGCAAAACTGTCCCAAGAATCCCCAAGTACAGATTGTAATAGCCGATGGTTTAAGTTCCAGGGCTGTGGAAGCCAACCTGGAGGATATTTTGCCCTCCCTGAAGCAAGGGTTGGCAGCCCAAAATCTAAAGACTGGCAAGGATATCTTTGTCAAGTTTGGCCGGGTAGATGTAATGGACCAAATCGGGAAGGCTTTAGATGCTGAAGTGGTGGTGCTGCTAGTGGGCGAACGCCCGGGTTTGGGTACCTCTGAGAGCATGAGTGCCTATATGGTCTACAAACCTGGCCCCCAAACTGTGGTGGCCGACCACACGGTGGTATCCAATATTCATAAGGGTGGTACACCGCCGGCCGAGGCGGGAGCCCATTTGGCCACCGTGGTAAGGAAAATATACGATGCTAAGCTCAGTGGAGTGAAGCTCACCCTGCAATAGGCTTAAAGGGGGAGAATTCAGGTGGAGGATAGGAACACCAAAAAACTACTGAGTGTTGGTATCGATGTAGGTACCACCACCACCCAGTTAGTGGTTAGTCGCATCTTGGTCTGCAATATAGCGCCAGGCTCGGCAGTACCCCGCATGGCCATAACCGGCAAGGAAATACTTTACCGCAGCGGGATTCACTTTACCCCACTGTTGAACAGGGAAATTATTGATGCCCAGGGAGTTACGCAAATTATTGCTCGGGAATATCATCAGGCAGGGATTTCGCCAGAGCAGGTGGACACTGGTGCGGTGATCATAACTGGCGAAACGGCTAAAAAGGAAAATGCCAGGAGCATCTCGGAGTCCCTGGCCGGCTATGCTGGCAACTTTGTAGTGGCCACAGCGGGCCCCCAACTGGAATCCATCATTGCTGGGCGGGGAGCTGGGGCCGCAGCCCTCTCGTCGGAATTGCACCGGGTGGTGTTAAATATTGACGTAGGCGGCGGCACTGCGAACTTAGCAGTTTTTGAAGAAGGTCAACCGATTGATGCCACTTGCATCAATATAGGAGGGCGTCTGGTAGAACTGGAAACTGGGGGAGACCGGATCCGCTATGTGGCACCAGCGGCCAGAGTAGTCCTTGAAGAATGTGGCATAAAGGCGGAGGTAGGGGAAAGACTCTCACTGCAAGAAATTCGGACTATAAGTAAAGCCATGGCCCAAGCTGTTAAGAACTTGCTGCTGCCAGGTCCGTTGCCATCCATTAGCCAGCGTATTATGATGGGACCGTCCTTAAGGTTGGATTACCCTATTCATATTGTGACCATCTCCGGTGGGGTAGCAGACTTCGTTTACACCGGTCAAGAAATTTGGCAATTACAAGAGGGAAGTAGGTTTGGTGATATCGGTCCCTTTTTAGGGGCAGCCTTGGGCGAGGCCCTCCTGGGCGAGCAGTGGAAGTTGCTTCAGCCTAGGGAGACCATTCGGGCTACTGTTATCGGTGCCGGGGCCCATACACTGAATTTAAGCGGTAGTACCATCAAAGTGGCACAGGAGTTACTTCCCATACGCAATGTGCCGGTTATTAAACCCTTTGCCAGAGATATTCCCCTTAACCCGGAGGAATTAGCCGGAGGGATGTCCCTGCGACTGGCACCTTACTGGTCAGCCGGTTACAAAGAACCGGTGGCCATTGCCCTCGGGGGGTTGAAAGGAGCAAAGTTTCGGCAAATCCAAGAGGTGGCTACTACAGTCGCTGGGGTGACCAGAGATTATGTAGCAGCGGGACAGCCCCTGATACTGATAATGGAAGAGGATTGTGGCAAAGTGATGGGACAATCCTTAGCGTCCATTATGGGAACCCAGGCGGGAATCATATGTCTGGACCAACTTTATACCTCAGACGGAGATTATATCGATATCGGGGAAGCTATCATGGATGGTACCGTAGTGCCGGTTATTATTAAGACCCTGGTATTTGAAAGTAACCAACTACAGTGACAGATGAGAACATTTGTAAGAGGGGAGGTTAAAAAAATGGTGTTGCAACCCATAAAGGCAGATATATTGGCTGTTAAAATGATTCCCAATGTATCACCTGACCTGGCCAAGAGTTTACAATTAAATCCGGATCAGCGTAGTGTCGGTATGCTTACTTGTACCATTGATGATGCTGGTTATACTGCCATCGATGAAGCCACCAAGAAAGCACTGGTGGAAGTGGTTTATGCTAAGTCCTTTTATGCAGGTGCTGCCCACGCCTCAGGACCCCTGTCTGGAGAATTTATCGGTATCATTGCTGGACCCAGTCCGGCCGAGGTAAGGAGTGGCCTGGAAGCGGCTATCACTATGCTGGAGGAAGAGGCATTTTTTTATACTGCCGATGAGGAAGGTAAGATTGCCTTTTACCCCCATGTAATATCCAGAACTGGCAGTTACTTGTCAAGTTTAGCAGGTATTACCGAGGGAGAGCCTCTGGCCTACCTGATTGCGCCACCCATTGAATCAATTTTTGCAGTGGATGCGGCTTTAAAAGCTGCGGATGTTGAGATGAAACAATGGTTTGGACCACCTAGCGAGACCAACTTTGGCGGGGCACTCCTGACCGGCACACAGAGCGCCTGTACCGCTGCTGCAGAGGCATTTAAGGAGGCGGTACTCTCTGTGGCCCGTCAGCCAAGGGAATTCTAATAGATTTAATTTCTAATTAAATAAATAGCTAAAAATATTAGGAGGTAATGACTAATGAGTAATACAAACGCACTGGGTATGATTGAAACCAAGGGTTTAATCGGTGCTATCGAAGCTGCTGACGCTATGGTAAAGGCTGCTAACGTTTATCTGATTGGCAAGGTTCATGTTGGCGGTGGTTTGGTAACCGTGATGGTAAGAGGCGATGTGGGTGCTGTTAAAGCTGCCACCGATGCAGGTGCAGCGGCTGCTCAGCGGGTTGGCGAACTGATTTCCGTCCATGTCATTCCCAGACCCCATGGTGATGTCGAACTGGTATTGCCAATGAATGAAAAGCAATAGTCTATCATGAAGAAGCTCTAGTTGAGGAGGGTTGATAGATGAGAGTTTTTACAGAGTTAGAACTAAGGGATCAGTACTTTAAAAATCCCTTTGCTACTTTTCACCTTCCTCCCAACTGCAGGCTGACCCCGGCGGCAACTCAGTTTCTCAATGAAAGAAAAATTAAGGTGGTGACGGGGGAAAACCCCTCCCCCGCCCCATCTTTTACTGACAAACAGGTTGAATGCAAGGGAACAGCCAGAGAAAAGGGATATCTGCTGCCAAATGGACAGTTTAGCGAAAAAAAGCCGGAACATATGACCCAATT
This genomic interval from Desulforamulus reducens MI-1 contains the following:
- a CDS encoding ANTAR domain-containing response regulator, with protein sequence MMHSLRIVLADDEFLTRMDLKEMLAGLGHQVVAEARNGPMALELVEKLRPDMAILDIKMPKMDGIKVAKLIAGQKLCAVLMLSAYSEEELILRAMDAGVTGYITKPVIEKELEPALRIAWARYQDLIRLKDKKVALKETLTQDIQGARSRNNNGARLKK
- the eat gene encoding ethanolamine permease; protein product: MSDKSCNVQAQEGQQLKKVAGPLLLWGLGVGYVISGDYFGWNFGLAAGGFWGLFAATILMAIMYTSMCLTIAELSTAIPFSGGAYAFARRAMGPWGGYLAGIGVVLEYVLAPAVIVNGIAGYVHVLFPDVAQWMLVIGFFAVFLIMNTLGAKTTLNFELVVTAIAVVGLGIFAYLAIPHFDASKLTNIAPTEGNSKVLPFGLVGIWAAIPYAIWLFLAIEGLPLVSEECKDPAKDMPKGLISSISTLVITAFLVLFLAAGNGGADAMSTSASPLPEALAGALGQAHWSMKGLALIGLAGLIASFNGIIFGYGRAIFSLSRAGYLPRFLSAVHPRFHTPYVALLVGGAVGIVGAILGNGDVLIQIAVFGAVISYIMMMLSAIVLRKKEPNMPRPYKVPLYPLTPYAALILAIIALFAGFFYAPKVILWTALVYAIFVAYFAFYSRHHLVAKAPEEEFELLRKAEEELG
- a CDS encoding sensor histidine kinase, producing MAAEARELQQSLVSLCLEECNLLEDDILILEKISTNLQYFADLAVADVFIDVLTRNQERALVVANAKPTTAPSLYRGSVVGAYALQCNEPAVFQVFETGETVLNMKGLSQEGVPILQRVTPIRNVGGKIIAVLIMERDNSFQVKQQQTMKFLSETTQKLTDTLLNITRVGEVLPTLIHDALFIVAEGKISYANRVATELTKDLINGIEPVGLMVKQLISQVPELSVVFSTDSDAEEVQLLKNTFLVRALPILDTAEVRGRVYLLRDITELRKKEKQLIAKSTVIKEIHHRVKNNLQTIASLMRLQMRRVQSEEARIAFQESINRIRCIALVHDIFSRESPEMIELRECIQRIGQILIENMVSSEQQIQLEIAGDEVYIPSEQATSTAIVINEILQNSIKYAFIGNIIGNIVVSVTDQGNRLSVTIQDNGKGFPPEFDIKKNANLGLQITYALVTESLGGNIAMYNKDGAVVEIDFPKWGAEDDAFATDCVGG
- the eutS gene encoding ethanolamine utilization microcompartment protein EutS, translating into MEVDKKARIIQEYVPGKQVTLSHIIAHPIQDLYRKLGVEPAGAIGILTLTPGETAIIAADIATKAADVAIGFLDRFTGSVVVTGDVAAVDSALKEVNDVLNRNLGYTAAMITRS
- a CDS encoding EutP/PduV family microcompartment system protein, which codes for MSKIMVVGAVGAGKSTILAALRGNVKDVKKTQVIEFGAQTVDTPGEYIENPRFYRALLSTALQVDYVLFVQDATSDRSVFPPGIGQLFPGYSVGIITKVDHPEANVERAKGLLHHLALKGKGEVFEVSALAGDGLEELKQRLEL
- a CDS encoding ANTAR domain-containing response regulator; translated protein: MANKPNNFKIITFPTDLYRKQQEKYREHSGEEERLRVVLAEDEPIIRMDIRRMLEDMGHQVVGECRDGDEAIRLTKEYRPDVVLMDIKMPRMEGLAATQVIFEKMMAPVVLLTSFSDAETVQEAMDSGAFGYLVKPVDGKRLRTTLKVARQRFVEMRKLRTEVDRLSEANEDRIIISRSKLLLQKKLGCTEDEAFKIIRKTSMNRHCRMGEVAREILRKNI